A region of the Candidatus Eremiobacterota bacterium genome:
TGCGGTCGCGGTCGGCATCCCGGCCGGCGTGATCGCGGCGGTGCGCCACCGCACCGCGCTCGACGCGCTCACGATGAGCGCCGCGCTGCTCGGCGTCTCGATCCCGGTTTTCTGGCTGGGTTGGATTCTCGTCTACTTGCTGGCGGTGGTGCCGGCGCAGCACGGGCTCAACCTCTTCCCGATCTCCGGGCGCATCGCGGTGACGTACTTCGTCCCGGCGCGCACGCACTTGGTGATCCTCGACGCGCTGCTGGCGGGGAACGGCCGCGCCGCGCTCGACGCGCTCTGGCATCTGGTGCTGCCGGCGGTGACGCTAGGGACGATCCCGCTCGCGATCGTGGCGAAGATCACCCGCAGCGGGATGCTCGACGTCCTCTCGTCCGACTACATCCGCACCGCGCGCGCGAAAGGGCTCGGCCGGCGCGCGGTCGTGGTGAAGCACGCGCTGCGCAACGCGCTGATCCCGATCATCACCGTGCTCGGCTTGCAAACCGGCCTGCTGCTCGGCGGAGCCGTCCTGACCGAGTCGGTGTTCGCCTGGCCCGGCGTCGGCCGCCTCGCCTTCGAAGCGATCTCCAACCGCGACATGCCGTTGATCAACGGCTGCATCCTGTTGTTCGCCACGGTCTTCGTCGTGGTCAACGCGATCGTCGACGTGTTGTACGCGGTCGCGAACCCCCGCATCCGGTACAGCTGATGCAAACGCTCCATGCTTGACATCTCGGATCACGAGTTCGTCTCGCTGCGCGATCTGATTCGGGAGCGGTTCGGGATCTGGTACGACGACCAGAAGCGCTACTTGCTGCTGAGCCGGCTCTCGACGCGGCTGGCGCGGCGGGGGATCGAAAGCTTCGGCGCGTACGCGCAGTTTCTGCGCTACGATCCCCGGCGCGATGACGAATGGACCGACCTCGCCTCGGCGCTCTCGAACAACGAGACGTACTTCTTTCGCGAGCGGGCGCAGCTCAAGGCGCTGGCCGGGAAGATCCTCGACGAGTTTCTCGCGCGCTCGCCGCGCGTACGCCTGTGGTCGGCGGCGTGCTCGTCGGGGGAGGAACCGTACTCGCTCGCGATGACGCTCATCGAAACCGGCAAGGTCTCCGACGCGAGGCTCTCGATCCGCGCCACCGACCTCTCGCCGCGCGTCCTCGAGCTCGCCGAGAAAGGGTTCTACCGCGCGCTCTCGTTTCGCGCGACCGAGCCCGCGATGATCCAGAAGTGGTTTCAGCCGCAAGGCGAGGGCTTCGTCGTCGACGAGCGCGTGAAACG
Encoded here:
- a CDS encoding ABC transporter permease encodes the protein MARFLVDRLVRLVLVLFAITVASFLFMHAIPGDPVAIRLGEHTTAEEAARLRASLGLDKSLPVQLALYLGAVAHGDLGQSVFDSQPVGQKLAQYFPATVELALSAMVFAVAVGIPAGVIAAVRHRTALDALTMSAALLGVSIPVFWLGWILVYLLAVVPAQHGLNLFPISGRIAVTYFVPARTHLVILDALLAGNGRAALDALWHLVLPAVTLGTIPLAIVAKITRSGMLDVLSSDYIRTARAKGLGRRAVVVKHALRNALIPIITVLGLQTGLLLGGAVLTESVFAWPGVGRLAFEAISNRDMPLINGCILLFATVFVVVNAIVDVLYAVANPRIRYS
- a CDS encoding methyltransferase domain-containing protein, giving the protein MLDISDHEFVSLRDLIRERFGIWYDDQKRYLLLSRLSTRLARRGIESFGAYAQFLRYDPRRDDEWTDLASALSNNETYFFRERAQLKALAGKILDEFLARSPRVRLWSAACSSGEEPYSLAMTLIETGKVSDARLSIRATDLSPRVLELAEKGFYRALSFRATEPAMIQKWFQPQGEGFVVDERVKRLVSFGRLNLLDGTRVAAEGPFDAIFCRNVLIYFDKPTQKRVVESFAKALRPGGYLFLGHAESLFHLTDLYEPIVGADAIVYRLKAPVPA